The following proteins are encoded in a genomic region of Anabas testudineus chromosome 13, fAnaTes1.2, whole genome shotgun sequence:
- the si:ch73-281n10.2 gene encoding HMG14_17 domain-containing protein — MGRKKSNTNADAAAEPRRKSQRLSEKETQPKPQPEKTKAPPKNKKVKETAKAKPEEKKEEPQAEKEAPAENGEAKAEETAAADEDSKKEGKKEEDKAAE, encoded by the exons ATGGGAAGGAAAAAA tcCAACACTAATGCAGATGCAGCTGCAGAG CCCCGGAGAAAGTCTCAAAGGTTGTCAGAG AAAGAGACGCAGCCAAAACCACAGCCAGAAAAGACAAAG gcTCCTCCTAAGAACAAAAAGGTGAAAGAGACGGCAAAGGCCAagccagaggagaagaaagaagaaccTCAGGCAGAGAAAGAAGCTCCTGCAGAAAACGGGGAGGCCAAAGCTGAGGAG actgcagcagcagatgagGACAGCAAAAAGGAGGGCAAAAAAGAGGAAGATAAAGCAGCAGAGTAG
- the get1 gene encoding tail-anchored protein insertion receptor WRB — MAAGYAWFLVLGSVFLCNLMKTLLPSISSFLSKMVQKDAEQESEMRAEIQEMKKEQSSISMMDEFARYARLERKINKMTDKLKTHVKSRTAQQAKMKWVVNIVFYILQAVVMISLIWKYYSDPVTVVPSRWIAPVERLVAFPTGVAGGVGITCWLVVCNKVVTLGLHAVS, encoded by the exons atggcggCCGGCTATGCCTGGTTTCTTGTGCTGGGCTCGGTGTTTCTCTGCAATCTCATGAAAACACTTCTGCCAAGTATATCTTCATTC CTCTCAAAGATGGTGCAGAAAGATGCCGAACAGGAGAGTGAGATGAGGGCCGAAATCCAGGAGATGAAAAAGGAGCAATCCTCCATCAGTATGATGGACGAGTTTGCTAGATATGCCAGACTGGAGCGTAAAATCAACAAGATGACAGACAAGCTGAAAACACACG TGAAATCAAGAACGGCACAGCAAGCCAAAATGAAATGGGTTGTCAACATTGTGTTTTACATACTGCAG GCTGTTGTTATGATCTCCTTGATATGGAAGTATTACTCTGATCCAGTGACAGTGGTCCCCAGTAGATGGATTGCTCCTGTGGAGCGCCTTGTGGCTTTCCCAACTGGAGTTGCAG GCGGAGTGGGAATCACATGCTGGCTGGTGGTGTGCAACAAAGTAGTTACTCTGGGGCTCCATGCTGTTAGCTAG
- the sh3bgr gene encoding SH3 domain-binding glutamic acid-rich protein isoform X1, translating into MVIKVFLASSSGSTAIKKKQQDVVAFLEALKVDYTPLDIACNEENRMWMRKNVPEENKPANGIPLPPQIFNEESYCGDYDTFFNAKEDNSVYSFLGLPPPPGSKEALQADRAHIVENGTHTEETNAEGNVDESTEVPMTERNGEAHAEKEQAQAADGQEEDGGDADDEEDEVAEDEEEAVEETDEVTGDTQAHAEEDEEQEEEDLQSEEEEELQQLEEEEDLEETQEEEEAE; encoded by the exons ATGGTTATCAAAGTCTTCCTCGCCTCTTCATCAGGATCCACGGCG ATCAAGAAGAAGCAGCAAGATGTGGTTGCCTTCCTGGAGGCTCTTAAAGTGGACTACACTCCGCTGGACATCGCCTGCAACGAGGAGAACCGCATGTGGATGAGGAAAAATGTCCCAGAAGAGAACAAGCCCGCAAACGGTATCCCCTTGCCCCCCCAGATCTTCAACGAAGAGAGCTACTGTGGA GACTATGATACATTCTTCAATGCCAAGGAGGACAACTCAGTGTACTCCTTCCTGGGgctacctcctcctcctgggtCAAAG GAAGCACTACAGGCTGACAGGGCGCACATTGTGGAGAACGGGACCCACACTGAGGAAACTAATGCAGAGGGAAACGTTGATGAATCAACA GAGGTTCCAATGACAGAACGTAATGGCGAGGCACACGCAGAGAAAGAGCAGGCACAGGCGGCTGATGGGCAGGAAGAAGACGGAGGAGATGCGGACGACGAAGAAGATGAGGTCGccgaggacgaggaggaggcgGTGGAAGAAACAGATGAGGTCACAGGAGACACA CAGGCACatgcagaggaggatgaagaacaG GAGGAAGAGGATTTGCAGTCAGAG GAGgaagaagagctgcagcagcttgaG gaagaagaagactTAGAAGAAACACAG gaggaagaggaggctgaGTAG
- the sh3bgr gene encoding SH3 domain-binding glutamic acid-rich protein isoform X8: MVIKVFLASSSGSTAIKKKQQDVVAFLEALKVDYTPLDIACNEENRMWMRKNVPEENKPANGIPLPPQIFNEESYCGDYDTFFNAKEDNSVYSFLGLPPPPGSKEALQADRAHIVENGTHTEETNAEGNVDESTEVPMTERNGEAHAEKEQAQAADGQEEDGGDADDEEDEVAEDEEEAVEETDEQAHAEEDEEQEEEDAEVQEEEEEAE, encoded by the exons ATGGTTATCAAAGTCTTCCTCGCCTCTTCATCAGGATCCACGGCG ATCAAGAAGAAGCAGCAAGATGTGGTTGCCTTCCTGGAGGCTCTTAAAGTGGACTACACTCCGCTGGACATCGCCTGCAACGAGGAGAACCGCATGTGGATGAGGAAAAATGTCCCAGAAGAGAACAAGCCCGCAAACGGTATCCCCTTGCCCCCCCAGATCTTCAACGAAGAGAGCTACTGTGGA GACTATGATACATTCTTCAATGCCAAGGAGGACAACTCAGTGTACTCCTTCCTGGGgctacctcctcctcctgggtCAAAG GAAGCACTACAGGCTGACAGGGCGCACATTGTGGAGAACGGGACCCACACTGAGGAAACTAATGCAGAGGGAAACGTTGATGAATCAACA GAGGTTCCAATGACAGAACGTAATGGCGAGGCACACGCAGAGAAAGAGCAGGCACAGGCGGCTGATGGGCAGGAAGAAGACGGAGGAGATGCGGACGACGAAGAAGATGAGGTCGccgaggacgaggaggaggcgGTGGAAGAAACAGATGAG CAGGCACatgcagaggaggatgaagaacaG GAAGAAGAAGACGCTGAAGTACAAGAG gaggaagaggaggctgaGTAG
- the sh3bgr gene encoding SH3 domain-binding glutamic acid-rich protein isoform X10, translated as MVIKVFLASSSGSTAIKKKQQDVVAFLEALKVDYTPLDIACNEENRMWMRKNVPEENKPANGIPLPPQIFNEESYCGDYDTFFNAKEDNSVYSFLGLPPPPGSKEALQADRAHIVENGTHTEETNAEGNVDESTEVPMTERNGEAHAEKEQAQAADGQEEDGGDADDEEDEVAEDEEEAVEETDEQAHAEEDEEQEEEEAE; from the exons ATGGTTATCAAAGTCTTCCTCGCCTCTTCATCAGGATCCACGGCG ATCAAGAAGAAGCAGCAAGATGTGGTTGCCTTCCTGGAGGCTCTTAAAGTGGACTACACTCCGCTGGACATCGCCTGCAACGAGGAGAACCGCATGTGGATGAGGAAAAATGTCCCAGAAGAGAACAAGCCCGCAAACGGTATCCCCTTGCCCCCCCAGATCTTCAACGAAGAGAGCTACTGTGGA GACTATGATACATTCTTCAATGCCAAGGAGGACAACTCAGTGTACTCCTTCCTGGGgctacctcctcctcctgggtCAAAG GAAGCACTACAGGCTGACAGGGCGCACATTGTGGAGAACGGGACCCACACTGAGGAAACTAATGCAGAGGGAAACGTTGATGAATCAACA GAGGTTCCAATGACAGAACGTAATGGCGAGGCACACGCAGAGAAAGAGCAGGCACAGGCGGCTGATGGGCAGGAAGAAGACGGAGGAGATGCGGACGACGAAGAAGATGAGGTCGccgaggacgaggaggaggcgGTGGAAGAAACAGATGAG CAGGCACatgcagaggaggatgaagaacaG gaggaagaggaggctgaGTAG
- the sh3bgr gene encoding SH3 domain-binding glutamic acid-rich protein isoform X12 — MVIKVFLASSSGSTAIKKKQQDVVAFLEALKVDYTPLDIACNEENRMWMRKNVPEENKPANGIPLPPQIFNEESYCGDYDTFFNAKEDNSVYSFLGLPPPPGSKQAHAEEDEEQEEEDLQSEEEEELQQLEEEEDLEETQEEEEAE, encoded by the exons ATGGTTATCAAAGTCTTCCTCGCCTCTTCATCAGGATCCACGGCG ATCAAGAAGAAGCAGCAAGATGTGGTTGCCTTCCTGGAGGCTCTTAAAGTGGACTACACTCCGCTGGACATCGCCTGCAACGAGGAGAACCGCATGTGGATGAGGAAAAATGTCCCAGAAGAGAACAAGCCCGCAAACGGTATCCCCTTGCCCCCCCAGATCTTCAACGAAGAGAGCTACTGTGGA GACTATGATACATTCTTCAATGCCAAGGAGGACAACTCAGTGTACTCCTTCCTGGGgctacctcctcctcctgggtCAAAG CAGGCACatgcagaggaggatgaagaacaG GAGGAAGAGGATTTGCAGTCAGAG GAGgaagaagagctgcagcagcttgaG gaagaagaagactTAGAAGAAACACAG gaggaagaggaggctgaGTAG
- the sh3bgr gene encoding SH3 domain-binding glutamic acid-rich protein isoform X13 → MVIKVFLASSSGSTAIKKKQQDVVAFLEALKVDYTPLDIACNEENRMWMRKNVPEENKPANGIPLPPQIFNEESYCGDYDTFFNAKEDNSVYSFLGLPPPPGSKQAHAEEDEEQEEEEAE, encoded by the exons ATGGTTATCAAAGTCTTCCTCGCCTCTTCATCAGGATCCACGGCG ATCAAGAAGAAGCAGCAAGATGTGGTTGCCTTCCTGGAGGCTCTTAAAGTGGACTACACTCCGCTGGACATCGCCTGCAACGAGGAGAACCGCATGTGGATGAGGAAAAATGTCCCAGAAGAGAACAAGCCCGCAAACGGTATCCCCTTGCCCCCCCAGATCTTCAACGAAGAGAGCTACTGTGGA GACTATGATACATTCTTCAATGCCAAGGAGGACAACTCAGTGTACTCCTTCCTGGGgctacctcctcctcctgggtCAAAG CAGGCACatgcagaggaggatgaagaacaG gaggaagaggaggctgaGTAG
- the sh3bgr gene encoding SH3 domain-binding glutamic acid-rich protein isoform X4, which produces MVIKVFLASSSGSTAIKKKQQDVVAFLEALKVDYTPLDIACNEENRMWMRKNVPEENKPANGIPLPPQIFNEESYCGDYDTFFNAKEDNSVYSFLGLPPPPGSKEALQADRAHIVENGTHTEETNAEGNVDESTEVPMTERNGEAHAEKEQAQAADGQEEDGGDADDEEDEVAEDEEEAVEETDEVTGDTQAHAEEDEEQEEEDLQSEEEEELQQLEEEEEAE; this is translated from the exons ATGGTTATCAAAGTCTTCCTCGCCTCTTCATCAGGATCCACGGCG ATCAAGAAGAAGCAGCAAGATGTGGTTGCCTTCCTGGAGGCTCTTAAAGTGGACTACACTCCGCTGGACATCGCCTGCAACGAGGAGAACCGCATGTGGATGAGGAAAAATGTCCCAGAAGAGAACAAGCCCGCAAACGGTATCCCCTTGCCCCCCCAGATCTTCAACGAAGAGAGCTACTGTGGA GACTATGATACATTCTTCAATGCCAAGGAGGACAACTCAGTGTACTCCTTCCTGGGgctacctcctcctcctgggtCAAAG GAAGCACTACAGGCTGACAGGGCGCACATTGTGGAGAACGGGACCCACACTGAGGAAACTAATGCAGAGGGAAACGTTGATGAATCAACA GAGGTTCCAATGACAGAACGTAATGGCGAGGCACACGCAGAGAAAGAGCAGGCACAGGCGGCTGATGGGCAGGAAGAAGACGGAGGAGATGCGGACGACGAAGAAGATGAGGTCGccgaggacgaggaggaggcgGTGGAAGAAACAGATGAGGTCACAGGAGACACA CAGGCACatgcagaggaggatgaagaacaG GAGGAAGAGGATTTGCAGTCAGAG GAGgaagaagagctgcagcagcttgaG gaggaagaggaggctgaGTAG
- the sh3bgr gene encoding SH3 domain-binding glutamic acid-rich protein isoform X7, with protein sequence MVIKVFLASSSGSTAIKKKQQDVVAFLEALKVDYTPLDIACNEENRMWMRKNVPEENKPANGIPLPPQIFNEESYCGDYDTFFNAKEDNSVYSFLGLPPPPGSKEALQADRAHIVENGTHTEETNAEGNVDESTEVPMTERNGEAHAEKEQAQAADGQEEDGGDADDEEDEVAEDEEEAVEETDEVTGDTQAHAEEDEEQEEEDAEVQEEEEEAE encoded by the exons ATGGTTATCAAAGTCTTCCTCGCCTCTTCATCAGGATCCACGGCG ATCAAGAAGAAGCAGCAAGATGTGGTTGCCTTCCTGGAGGCTCTTAAAGTGGACTACACTCCGCTGGACATCGCCTGCAACGAGGAGAACCGCATGTGGATGAGGAAAAATGTCCCAGAAGAGAACAAGCCCGCAAACGGTATCCCCTTGCCCCCCCAGATCTTCAACGAAGAGAGCTACTGTGGA GACTATGATACATTCTTCAATGCCAAGGAGGACAACTCAGTGTACTCCTTCCTGGGgctacctcctcctcctgggtCAAAG GAAGCACTACAGGCTGACAGGGCGCACATTGTGGAGAACGGGACCCACACTGAGGAAACTAATGCAGAGGGAAACGTTGATGAATCAACA GAGGTTCCAATGACAGAACGTAATGGCGAGGCACACGCAGAGAAAGAGCAGGCACAGGCGGCTGATGGGCAGGAAGAAGACGGAGGAGATGCGGACGACGAAGAAGATGAGGTCGccgaggacgaggaggaggcgGTGGAAGAAACAGATGAGGTCACAGGAGACACA CAGGCACatgcagaggaggatgaagaacaG GAAGAAGAAGACGCTGAAGTACAAGAG gaggaagaggaggctgaGTAG
- the sh3bgr gene encoding SH3 domain-binding glutamic acid-rich protein isoform X9: protein MVIKVFLASSSGSTAIKKKQQDVVAFLEALKVDYTPLDIACNEENRMWMRKNVPEENKPANGIPLPPQIFNEESYCGDYDTFFNAKEDNSVYSFLGLPPPPGSKEALQADRAHIVENGTHTEETNAEGNVDESTEVPMTERNGEAHAEKEQAQAADGQEEDGGDADDEEDEVAEDEEEAVEETDEVTGDTQAHAEEDEEQEEEEAE from the exons ATGGTTATCAAAGTCTTCCTCGCCTCTTCATCAGGATCCACGGCG ATCAAGAAGAAGCAGCAAGATGTGGTTGCCTTCCTGGAGGCTCTTAAAGTGGACTACACTCCGCTGGACATCGCCTGCAACGAGGAGAACCGCATGTGGATGAGGAAAAATGTCCCAGAAGAGAACAAGCCCGCAAACGGTATCCCCTTGCCCCCCCAGATCTTCAACGAAGAGAGCTACTGTGGA GACTATGATACATTCTTCAATGCCAAGGAGGACAACTCAGTGTACTCCTTCCTGGGgctacctcctcctcctgggtCAAAG GAAGCACTACAGGCTGACAGGGCGCACATTGTGGAGAACGGGACCCACACTGAGGAAACTAATGCAGAGGGAAACGTTGATGAATCAACA GAGGTTCCAATGACAGAACGTAATGGCGAGGCACACGCAGAGAAAGAGCAGGCACAGGCGGCTGATGGGCAGGAAGAAGACGGAGGAGATGCGGACGACGAAGAAGATGAGGTCGccgaggacgaggaggaggcgGTGGAAGAAACAGATGAGGTCACAGGAGACACA CAGGCACatgcagaggaggatgaagaacaG gaggaagaggaggctgaGTAG
- the sh3bgr gene encoding SH3 domain-binding glutamic acid-rich protein isoform X3 has protein sequence MVIKVFLASSSGSTAIKKKQQDVVAFLEALKVDYTPLDIACNEENRMWMRKNVPEENKPANGIPLPPQIFNEESYCGDYDTFFNAKEDNSVYSFLGLPPPPGSKEALQADRAHIVENGTHTEETNAEGNVDESTEVPMTERNGEAHAEKEQAQAADGQEEDGGDADDEEDEVAEDEEEAVEETDEAHAEEDEEQEEEDLQSEEEEELQQLEEEEDLEETQEEEEAE, from the exons ATGGTTATCAAAGTCTTCCTCGCCTCTTCATCAGGATCCACGGCG ATCAAGAAGAAGCAGCAAGATGTGGTTGCCTTCCTGGAGGCTCTTAAAGTGGACTACACTCCGCTGGACATCGCCTGCAACGAGGAGAACCGCATGTGGATGAGGAAAAATGTCCCAGAAGAGAACAAGCCCGCAAACGGTATCCCCTTGCCCCCCCAGATCTTCAACGAAGAGAGCTACTGTGGA GACTATGATACATTCTTCAATGCCAAGGAGGACAACTCAGTGTACTCCTTCCTGGGgctacctcctcctcctgggtCAAAG GAAGCACTACAGGCTGACAGGGCGCACATTGTGGAGAACGGGACCCACACTGAGGAAACTAATGCAGAGGGAAACGTTGATGAATCAACA GAGGTTCCAATGACAGAACGTAATGGCGAGGCACACGCAGAGAAAGAGCAGGCACAGGCGGCTGATGGGCAGGAAGAAGACGGAGGAGATGCGGACGACGAAGAAGATGAGGTCGccgaggacgaggaggaggcgGTGGAAGAAACAGATGAG GCACatgcagaggaggatgaagaacaG GAGGAAGAGGATTTGCAGTCAGAG GAGgaagaagagctgcagcagcttgaG gaagaagaagactTAGAAGAAACACAG gaggaagaggaggctgaGTAG
- the sh3bgr gene encoding SH3 domain-binding glutamic acid-rich protein isoform X6, producing the protein MVIKVFLASSSGSTAIKKKQQDVVAFLEALKVDYTPLDIACNEENRMWMRKNVPEENKPANGIPLPPQIFNEESYCGDYDTFFNAKEDNSVYSFLGLPPPPGSKEALQADRAHIVENGTHTEETNAEGNVDESTEVPMTERNGEAHAEKEQAQAADGQEEDGGDADDEEDEVAEDEEEAVEETDEAHAEEDEEQEEEDLQSEEEEELQQLEEEEEAE; encoded by the exons ATGGTTATCAAAGTCTTCCTCGCCTCTTCATCAGGATCCACGGCG ATCAAGAAGAAGCAGCAAGATGTGGTTGCCTTCCTGGAGGCTCTTAAAGTGGACTACACTCCGCTGGACATCGCCTGCAACGAGGAGAACCGCATGTGGATGAGGAAAAATGTCCCAGAAGAGAACAAGCCCGCAAACGGTATCCCCTTGCCCCCCCAGATCTTCAACGAAGAGAGCTACTGTGGA GACTATGATACATTCTTCAATGCCAAGGAGGACAACTCAGTGTACTCCTTCCTGGGgctacctcctcctcctgggtCAAAG GAAGCACTACAGGCTGACAGGGCGCACATTGTGGAGAACGGGACCCACACTGAGGAAACTAATGCAGAGGGAAACGTTGATGAATCAACA GAGGTTCCAATGACAGAACGTAATGGCGAGGCACACGCAGAGAAAGAGCAGGCACAGGCGGCTGATGGGCAGGAAGAAGACGGAGGAGATGCGGACGACGAAGAAGATGAGGTCGccgaggacgaggaggaggcgGTGGAAGAAACAGATGAG GCACatgcagaggaggatgaagaacaG GAGGAAGAGGATTTGCAGTCAGAG GAGgaagaagagctgcagcagcttgaG gaggaagaggaggctgaGTAG
- the sh3bgr gene encoding SH3 domain-binding glutamic acid-rich protein isoform X5, producing MVIKVFLASSSGSTAIKKKQQDVVAFLEALKVDYTPLDIACNEENRMWMRKNVPEENKPANGIPLPPQIFNEESYCGDYDTFFNAKEDNSVYSFLGLPPPPGSKEALQADRAHIVENGTHTEETNAEGNVDESTEVPMTERNGEAHAEKEQAQAADGQEEDGGDADDEEDEVAEDEEEAVEETDEQAHAEEDEEQEEEDAEVQEEEEDLEETQEEEEAE from the exons ATGGTTATCAAAGTCTTCCTCGCCTCTTCATCAGGATCCACGGCG ATCAAGAAGAAGCAGCAAGATGTGGTTGCCTTCCTGGAGGCTCTTAAAGTGGACTACACTCCGCTGGACATCGCCTGCAACGAGGAGAACCGCATGTGGATGAGGAAAAATGTCCCAGAAGAGAACAAGCCCGCAAACGGTATCCCCTTGCCCCCCCAGATCTTCAACGAAGAGAGCTACTGTGGA GACTATGATACATTCTTCAATGCCAAGGAGGACAACTCAGTGTACTCCTTCCTGGGgctacctcctcctcctgggtCAAAG GAAGCACTACAGGCTGACAGGGCGCACATTGTGGAGAACGGGACCCACACTGAGGAAACTAATGCAGAGGGAAACGTTGATGAATCAACA GAGGTTCCAATGACAGAACGTAATGGCGAGGCACACGCAGAGAAAGAGCAGGCACAGGCGGCTGATGGGCAGGAAGAAGACGGAGGAGATGCGGACGACGAAGAAGATGAGGTCGccgaggacgaggaggaggcgGTGGAAGAAACAGATGAG CAGGCACatgcagaggaggatgaagaacaG GAAGAAGAAGACGCTGAAGTACAAGAG gaagaagaagactTAGAAGAAACACAG gaggaagaggaggctgaGTAG
- the sh3bgr gene encoding SH3 domain-binding glutamic acid-rich protein isoform X11 → MVIKVFLASSSGSTAIKKKQQDVVAFLEALKVDYTPLDIACNEENRMWMRKNVPEENKPANGIPLPPQIFNEESYCGDYDTFFNAKEDNSVYSFLGLPPPPGSKEALQADRAHIVENGTHTEETNAEGNVDESTEVPMTERNGEAHAEKEQAQAADGQEEDGGDADDEEDEVAEDEEEAVEETDEAHAEEDEEQEEEEAE, encoded by the exons ATGGTTATCAAAGTCTTCCTCGCCTCTTCATCAGGATCCACGGCG ATCAAGAAGAAGCAGCAAGATGTGGTTGCCTTCCTGGAGGCTCTTAAAGTGGACTACACTCCGCTGGACATCGCCTGCAACGAGGAGAACCGCATGTGGATGAGGAAAAATGTCCCAGAAGAGAACAAGCCCGCAAACGGTATCCCCTTGCCCCCCCAGATCTTCAACGAAGAGAGCTACTGTGGA GACTATGATACATTCTTCAATGCCAAGGAGGACAACTCAGTGTACTCCTTCCTGGGgctacctcctcctcctgggtCAAAG GAAGCACTACAGGCTGACAGGGCGCACATTGTGGAGAACGGGACCCACACTGAGGAAACTAATGCAGAGGGAAACGTTGATGAATCAACA GAGGTTCCAATGACAGAACGTAATGGCGAGGCACACGCAGAGAAAGAGCAGGCACAGGCGGCTGATGGGCAGGAAGAAGACGGAGGAGATGCGGACGACGAAGAAGATGAGGTCGccgaggacgaggaggaggcgGTGGAAGAAACAGATGAG GCACatgcagaggaggatgaagaacaG gaggaagaggaggctgaGTAG
- the sh3bgr gene encoding SH3 domain-binding glutamic acid-rich protein isoform X2 has protein sequence MVIKVFLASSSGSTAIKKKQQDVVAFLEALKVDYTPLDIACNEENRMWMRKNVPEENKPANGIPLPPQIFNEESYCGDYDTFFNAKEDNSVYSFLGLPPPPGSKEALQADRAHIVENGTHTEETNAEGNVDESTEVPMTERNGEAHAEKEQAQAADGQEEDGGDADDEEDEVAEDEEEAVEETDEQAHAEEDEEQEEEDAEVQEVYLDCRIPLHDTHGVNHIGMLCMM, from the exons ATGGTTATCAAAGTCTTCCTCGCCTCTTCATCAGGATCCACGGCG ATCAAGAAGAAGCAGCAAGATGTGGTTGCCTTCCTGGAGGCTCTTAAAGTGGACTACACTCCGCTGGACATCGCCTGCAACGAGGAGAACCGCATGTGGATGAGGAAAAATGTCCCAGAAGAGAACAAGCCCGCAAACGGTATCCCCTTGCCCCCCCAGATCTTCAACGAAGAGAGCTACTGTGGA GACTATGATACATTCTTCAATGCCAAGGAGGACAACTCAGTGTACTCCTTCCTGGGgctacctcctcctcctgggtCAAAG GAAGCACTACAGGCTGACAGGGCGCACATTGTGGAGAACGGGACCCACACTGAGGAAACTAATGCAGAGGGAAACGTTGATGAATCAACA GAGGTTCCAATGACAGAACGTAATGGCGAGGCACACGCAGAGAAAGAGCAGGCACAGGCGGCTGATGGGCAGGAAGAAGACGGAGGAGATGCGGACGACGAAGAAGATGAGGTCGccgaggacgaggaggaggcgGTGGAAGAAACAGATGAG CAGGCACatgcagaggaggatgaagaacaG GAAGAAGAAGACGCTGAAGTACAAGAGGTATATTTGGATTGTAGAATCCCTCTCCATGATACGCATGGTGTGAATCACATTGGGATGTTATGCATGATGTGA